The Nicotiana tabacum cultivar K326 chromosome 14, ASM71507v2, whole genome shotgun sequence genome contains a region encoding:
- the LOC107781884 gene encoding pectinesterase-like has product MANKIAIAGLASILVVACVVAAAVTITKRNSSDSSSSSGDPVSNDSQISTSTKSVKAMCQPTDYKEACEKSLASAKNTSDPKELIKVAFESTITDIKNAMKNTSLIQEAAKDPRTKDALQTCESLLNVSIDDLRRSFDKVGTFDINKIKDYTDDLKTWISASITYQETCLDAFENTTGETGEKMKKLLKTAGELTSNGLAMVTSFGEMLTNLHVPGISRRLLTTDSEYTSAFVEAGSRRLLQVSGAKPNAVVAQDGSGQYKTIKEALKAVPPKNNQTYVILIKAGEYKEMVDIPRSITNVVFIGEGPTKTKITGNKNFADGTGTYHTATVAVNGDGFVARDIGFENTAGAKKHQAVALRVSADKTVFYNCNIDGYQDTLYTHSYRQFYKDCTITGTIDFIFGDASVVFQNCKMIVRKPGDNQACMVTAQGRKDHRGVGAIVLQNCDIRAEPAFTSAQPPIKAYLGRPWKEYSRTIIIQSYIDAFIDPEGWAPWNGNFALNTLFYAEYQNRGPGANIDKRVKWGGYKRNISPQEAEKYAPAHFIDQDNWIKKTGISYA; this is encoded by the exons ATGGCTAACAAAATAGCCATTGCTGGCTTAGCCTCAATTCTTGTAGTGGCTTGTGTGGTAGCAGCAGCTgttaccattaccaaaagaaataGCAGTGATTCATCATCTAGTAGTGGTGATCCTGTTTCAAATGATAGCCAAATTTCAACCTCTACAAAATCAGTAAAAGCAATGTGTCAACCTACTGATTACAAAGAAGCTTGTGAAAAGAGTCTTGCATCAGCCAAGAACACAAGTGATCCAAAAGAACTTATAAAAGTGGCATTTGAATCAACTATTACTGATATTAAAAATGCTATGAAAAATACTAGCTTGATTCAAGAAGCTGCTAAAGATCCAAGAACCAAAGATGCTTTACAAACTTGTGAATCTCTTCTTAATGTCTCTATTGATGATTTAAGAAGGTCATTTGATAAAGTTGGTACCTTTGATATTAACAAGATTAAGGATTATACTGATGATTTAAAAACATGGATTAGTGCTTCAATTACTTATCAAGAAACTTGTTTAGATGCTTTTGAAAACACAACTGGTGAAACTggtgagaaaatgaaaaaattactAAAGACTGCAGGGGAACTTACTAGTAATGGTCTTGCTATGGTTACTAGTTTTGGTGAAATGCTTACAAATTTGCATGTCCCTGGTATTAGCCGACGATTATTGACAACGGATTCTGAGTACACATCAGCGTTTGTTGAGGCCGGTTCTCGTAGGCTTCTTCAAGTTTCTGGTGCAAAGCCTAATGCTGTGGTTGCACAAGATGGAAGTGGACAATATAAGACTATCAAAGAAGCACTTAAAGCTGTGCCCCCTAAGAATAACCAGACCTATGTTATCTTAATCAAGGCTGGTGAATATAAGGAAATGGTTGATATTCCAAGAAGTATAACAAATGTTGTGTTTATTGGTGAAGGCCCAACCAAGACCAAGATTACTGGTAATAAGAACTTTGCTGATGGCACTGGCACTTACCACACTGCCACCGTTG CCGTGAATGGAGATGGATTCGTAGCAAGGGATATAGGATTCGAGAACACAGCAGGAGCAAAGAAGCACCAAGCAGTTGCGCTCCGCGTCTCAGCTGACAAGACAGTTTTCTACAACTGCAACATAGATGGATACCAAGACACCCTCTACACACATTCCTACAGACAATTCTACAAGGACTGTACCATAACAGGCACCATTGACTTCATCTTTGGTGATGCATCGGTCGTGTTCCAGAACTGCAAGATGATTGTTAGAAAACCAGGTGACAATCAAGCTTGTATGGTCACTGCTCAAGGAAGAAAAGATCATCGCGGAGTTGGTGCAATTGTATTGCAAAACTGCGATATCAGAGCTGAGCCAGCTTTTACTAGCGCACAGCCACCAATTAAAGCGTACCTTGGACGTCCGTGGAAAGAATATTCAAGAACTATTATCATACAGTCGTATATCGACGCCTTCATTGATCCTGAAGGGTGGGCTCCATGGAATGGAAATTTTGCACTTAATACTTTGTTTTATGCAGAGTATCAGAATAGAGGACCAGGAGCAAACATTGATAAAAGAGTTAAATGGGGTGGTTATAAAAGAAACATTTCACCACAAGAAGCTGAGAAATATGCTCCTGCTCATTTTATTGACCAAGATAACTGGATTAAGAAGACTGGTATTTCCTACGCGTGA
- the LOC107781883 gene encoding putative acyl-CoA dehydrogenase IBR3, with the protein MANKTSDLVGRVDPAQSFDTEALLRYASDNVVGFPTNPSQFTVSQFGHGQSNPTFLIEVRSGTLAKKYVLRKKPHGTLLASAHAVEREYEVLHALSTHTVVPVPKVFCLCTDSSIIGTPFYIMEYLEGRIFIDPKLPDVQPERRRVIYRAVAQALAVLHSADVDAIGLGNYGKRTDYCKRQVERWAKQYLLSTGEGKSRRNPKMLELADWLRQHIPLEDSSGATAGLVHGDFRIDNVVFHPIEDRVIGILDWELSTLGNQMCDVAYSCLGHIVDIASEDIEENNGFELTSFPEGVPSLANYLADYCSAAGRPWPVDQWKFYIAFSLFRGASIYAGVHSRWIMGNASGGERARRTGEKADSFIRTAWSFIQRKSALPQHPPTETSSEHSPNQGMPVGGKFVPSEKVQKLRQKLIKFMGDHIYPRENEFYKLAQSNMRWTIHPDEEKLKELAKKEGLWNLWIPFDSAARARELIYGSRNGLSNNDSDRLLGTGLSNLEYGYLCEIMGRSVWAPQIFNCGAPDTGNMEVLLRYGNEVQMKEWLVPLLEGKIRSGFAMTEPQVASSDATNIECSIKRHGDSYIINGTKWWTSGAMDPRCKILIVMGKTDLAAPKHRQQSMILVDINSPGITVKRPLTVFGFDDAPHGHAEILFENVCVRANNILLGEGRGFEIAQGRLGPGRLHHCMRLIGAADRGMQMMVQRALQRRAFGKLIAQQGSFLSDVARCRIDLEKTRLLVLEAADQLDRLGNKKARGTIAMAKVAAPNMALKVLDTAMQVHGGAGLSGDTALAHLWATARTLRIADGPDEVHLGTIAKMELQRARL; encoded by the exons ATGGCAAATAAAACTTCCGATCTTGTTGGGAGAGTGGACCCAGCTCAGAGTTTCGATACAGAAGCGCTGCTTCGCTATGCATCTGATAATGTTGTTGGCTTCCCTACAAACCCTTCTCAGTTTACTGTTTCTCAG TTTGGGCATGGCCAGTCAAATCCCACTTTCCTCATTGAGGTTCGTTCAGGAACCTTGGCAAAAAAATATGTGTTGAGAAAGAAACCTCATGGAACTTTATTGGCATCTGCTCATGCTGTTGAGAGAGAATATGAG GTTCTACATGCATTGAGTACTCATACAGTGGTCCCAGTCCCAAAGGTTTTCTGTTTGTGTACAGATTCAAGTATTATTGGAACTCCATTTTACATCATGGAGTACTTGGAAGGACGTATCTTTATAGACCCTAAGCTACCA GATGTACAGCCTGAAAGAAGAAGGGTCATATATCGTGCTGTTGCTCAAGCTTTGGCCGTTCTTCACTCTGCTGATGTTGATGCAATCGGCCTTGGTAACTATGGGAAACGGACAGACTATTGTAAACGACAG GTAGAGAGGTGGGCCAAACAATATCTTTTGTCTACTGGTGAGGGTAAGTCCAGGAGAAACCCTAAAATGTTAGAGCTGGCTGATTGGTTGCGGCAACATATTCCCCTTGAAGATTCCTCTGGGGCAACAGCAGGTCTAGTTCACGGTGACTTCCGAATTGATAATGTTGTGTTTCATCCTATTGAG GATAGAGTTATAGGTATTCTGGATTGGGAGCTCTCCACTTTGGGTAATCAAATGTGTGATGTTGCCTACAGCTGCTTG GGACATATTGTGGATATAGCATCAGAAGATATAGAAGAGAATAATGGCTTTGAACTCACCAGCTTCCCTGAAGGAGTGCCTTCACTTGCCAACTATCTCGCAGATTACTGCTCAGCAGCT GGAAGACCTTGGCCAGTCGATCAATGGAAGTTCTACATTGCTTTTTCCTTATTTCGTGGGGCTTCAATATATGCTGGTGTACACTCCAGATGGATCATG GGTAATGCTTCAGGAGGTGAACGTGCCCGGCGCACTGGAGAAAAGGCTGATTCCTTCATCAGAACTGCATGGTCGTTTATCCAAAGAAAATCTGCTCTCCCTCAGCATCCTCCAACCG AGACAAGTTCGGAGCATAGCCCAAATCAAGGAATGCCAGTGGGAGGGAAATTTGTGCCCAGTGAgaaggttcaaaagttgaggcagAAATTGATAAAATTTATGGGGGATCATATATATCCAAGGGAAAATGAGTTTTACAAGCTTGCACAGTCTAACATGCGTTGGACAATTCACCCAGACGAAGAGAAATTAAAGGAGCTGGCAAAAAAAGAAGGATTGTGGAACTTGTGGATACCA TTTGATAGTGCTGCTCGGGCTAGAGAACTGATCTATGGCAGCAGAAATGGTCTAAGCAACAATGATTCTGATAGATTATTGGGTACTGGCCTTTCCAACCTGGAGTATGGATATCTGTGTGAAATTATGGGTCGTTCTGTTTGGGCACCGCAAATTTTCAACTGTGGGGCACCTGATACAGGAAATATGGAG GTATTACTTCGGTATGGGAATGAGGTACAGATGAAGGAATGGCTTGTTCCCTTGCTTGAGGGAAAGATACGCTCTGGCTTTGCAATGACAGAGCCTCAAGTGGCATCCTCAGATGCCACCAATATAGAGTGTTCCATTAAAAG GCATGGGGACTCGTATATCATCAACGGGACAAAATGGTGGACCAGTGGAGCCATGGACCCCCGGTGCAAAATTCTCATTGTGATG GGAAAAACTGACTTGGCAGCTCCAAAGCATAGACAACAATCCATGATCTTGGTGGACATCAACAGTCCTGGTATTACTGTGAAGAGACCACTGACAGTATTTGGTTTTGATGACGCCCCTCATGGTCATGCAGAAATATTATTTGAGAATGTATGCGTTCgagccaataatatcctactTGGCGAGGGGCGTGGTTTCGAGATTGCACAG GGTAGGTTGGGACCTGGAAGGTTGcatcattgcatgagactaatagGTGCAGCAGATCGCGGCATGCAGATGATGGTTCAAAGGGCCCTTCAGAGAAGAGCCTTTGGAAAATTAATTGCTCAACAAGGCTCattcctttctgatgttgctagg TGTCGAATTGATCTGGAGAAAACCAGATTACTGGTTCTGGAAGCTGCTGACCAGCTTGATCGGCTTGGAAACAAAAAGGCCCGTGGTACAATTGCAATGGCAAAG GTTGCTGCTCCGAATATGGCATTGAAGGTGCTTGACACTGCAATGCAAGTGCACGGTGGTGCTGGTTTATCAGGTGACACTGCTCTTGCTCATCTTTGGGCTACAGCTAGGACGTTAAGAATAGCAGATGGTCCTGATGAAGTACACTTGGGGACAATTGCGAAGATGGAACTACAAAGAGCCAGACTATAA